GCCCGCTGACCGGCAACCGCGTGGTCGCCGCCGTGATCCGTCCGGAGGACCGGCCGGACCTTCTGGAGGCCTACATCGCCATCGGGCGCCTGCGCGACGGCGCCGCCCAGGTGACCGTCGCCCCGGCGACCCTGCGCCTCGATGTCCGCGCGCTGGCGGAGACGCTGGCGCTGATCGGTCCGGCGGCGCAGCACAGCGTCAACGCCGCCAACGCCGCCATGGCCCACGCGGCGGGCATCACCGCCCTGCCGGGGCATGAGCTGGACAGCATGCCGGGCGCCCTGGTCGCGCTCTACTGGCACGCCTTCTGCCTGTCCTCGGCCCGCACGCGGCTGCGCCCCACCGGGCCGAACGCCCCGACCCTGCATTGAGCGCCGGAGAGCGGCCCGTGAGGGTGCTGTTCCGCGCCGACGCCGGGGCGTCCATCGGGGCCGGGCATGTCATGCGCTGCCTCGCGGTGGCGGAAGCCGTGCGGGAGCTGGGCGGCGACGCCCACTTCGCCGCGGCGAGCCTGCCGCCGGCCTTGGCGGACCGTCTGCGCTCGGCCGGCATGGCTTTTCACCGGATCGACGCGGAGGCCGGCGGCGCCGCCGACCTCGCCGCGACCCGCACCGTCGCGGCGGAAACCGGCGCTTCCGCCATCGTGCTGGACGGCTACGGGTTCTCGGAGGGCTGGCGGGCCGGGCTGGTTGGGATGGGGCTGTCCGTTCTCGCCTTCGACGACGCCGGAACGGGCGAGCCGATCCACGCCGGGCTGATCGTCAACGCCGCGCCGGACGCCGCGTCGCTGCCCTACCGCAAGGGAAACCCCGACGCCCGGCTGCTGCTCGGCCCGGCTTACGCCCCACTGCGGCGGGAGGTGCGGGAGGCCGCCGCGGTGCCCAAGCCGCCGTTGGAGGAGCGCCGCGGCCTGCTGGTGACCTTCGGCGGCTCCGACCCGCTGGGGCTGACGGCACCGGTGATCGAGCGCCTCGCCCCCTGCCTGCCATCGGGCGTTTGGCTGGACGTGGCGGTCGGCGGGGCGGTGCGCGACGCGGCGGCGGTGGAGGCCGTGGCGGAGCGTTTCAAAGACAGCGTGCGGCTGCACCACGACACGCCGCGCATGGGGCATCTGATGGCGCAGGCCGGGCTGGCCGTTTCGGCGGCGGGCACCACGACCGGGGAATTGGCGGCCATCGGCACGCCCGCCGTCCTCGTCACCATCGCCGACAACCAATTGGAGGGCGCCCGCCAGTCGGAGGCTCTGGGCTGGTGCGCCCTGGTGCCCGGACAGACCGAAGCTGCTCCGGAGCGGATCGCCGACGTGGCGCTGGAGCTTTGGGCCGATCCGGCGCGGCGGCGGGCCATGGCGGACAAACTGGCGGGGATCGTCGATGGCCAGGGCGCCCTGCGCATCGCGCGGGCGCTGGCGGAGGTCGTCACCCGGCGGTGAAGCCGCCGTCCACGGGCAGCACGGTCCCGGTCACCCAGCGCCCGCTGTCGGCCAGCAGATAGGCCACCGCGTCGGCCAC
This genomic stretch from Azospirillum sp. TSH58 harbors:
- the pseG gene encoding UDP-2,4-diacetamido-2,4,6-trideoxy-beta-L-altropyranose hydrolase, which translates into the protein MRVLFRADAGASIGAGHVMRCLAVAEAVRELGGDAHFAAASLPPALADRLRSAGMAFHRIDAEAGGAADLAATRTVAAETGASAIVLDGYGFSEGWRAGLVGMGLSVLAFDDAGTGEPIHAGLIVNAAPDAASLPYRKGNPDARLLLGPAYAPLRREVREAAAVPKPPLEERRGLLVTFGGSDPLGLTAPVIERLAPCLPSGVWLDVAVGGAVRDAAAVEAVAERFKDSVRLHHDTPRMGHLMAQAGLAVSAAGTTTGELAAIGTPAVLVTIADNQLEGARQSEALGWCALVPGQTEAAPERIADVALELWADPARRRAMADKLAGIVDGQGALRIARALAEVVTRR